From the Salvelinus alpinus chromosome 32, SLU_Salpinus.1, whole genome shotgun sequence genome, one window contains:
- the vsir gene encoding V-type immunoglobulin domain-containing suppressor of T-cell activation → MYGAVGVHRTAGFCSIFTWRPWLESSSPVDFIWRLATNFKVHYHHQLDWSVDLSSYFNHPPNGDVAHPHTRLTVTAPHLSYICEKGANVTLLCAQRGAKLHPLDRLHQSWLFTPHSAEHCHDKVHPRAHNHNGNYSRAALPWGVQYGSSEESFWVQLQLVTESDQGRYCCLSLDINNGKVVQRTHSHVFLTITPWKSDEAKCTQLDIKPSEGSVTAGLATAACIMAILSLPLILVLVYKQRQSAQSSRRAHELVRMDSEAAGHENPVFLGGSPPGQAKTRTVSQIMTRQSSETGRHLLLSDPGTPLSPPVHGVVFFPEQGDYLMKLVERMPRVGKAVIKAKGGYCEESQI, encoded by the exons atgtaTGGGGCCGTGGGCGTGCACAGGACTGCAg GTTTCTGCTCTATTTTCACCTGGCGACCGTGGTTGGAG TCTTCTTCTCctgtggactttatatggcggctggcaaccaactttaaggtgcattaccaccaccaactggactggagtgtggacctcagttcatatttcaatcacccac CCAATGGAGACGTGGCTCATCCTCACACCCGCTTGACTGTCACCGCCCCCCACCTTTCCTACATCTGCGAGAAGGGTGCCAACGTCACCCTGCTCTGTGCCCAGAGAGGTGCCAAGCTGCACCCCTTGGACCGCCTGCATCAAAGCTGGCTCTTCACCCCCCACTCAGCTGAGCATTGCCATGACAAGGTGCACCCCCGCGCCCACAATCACAATGGCAATTATTCCCGTGCGGCGCTTCCTTGGGGGGTACAGTACGGGTCAAGCGAAGAGTCTTTCTGGGTGCAACTGCAGCTCGTCACCGAATCTGACCAAGGGCGCTACTGCTGCCTCTCCCTGGATATAAACAATGGCAAGGTGGTGCAGAGGACGCATAGCCACGTCTTTCTCACTATCACACCtt GGAAAAGCGACGAGGCGAAATGCACTCAATTGGACATCAAGCCATCAGAAG GGTCAGTGACTGCAGGCCTGGCCACAGCTGCATGCATCATGGCTATTCTCTCTTTGCCCCTCATCCTGGTGTTAGTGTACAAGCAAAGGCAATCTGCCCAGTCCAGCCGAC GTGCACACGAGCTGGTGAGAATGGACAG tgAGGCTGCGGGCCATGAGAACCCAGTGTTTCTGGGGGGCTCACCCCCGGGCCAGGCTAAGACCAGGACTGTGTCTCAAATCATGACCAGGCAGTCCTCAGAGACAGGCCGACACCTGCTTCTGTCCGACCCTGGCACCCCCCTATCTCCTCCCGTACACGGAGTCGTCTTCTTCCCAGAACAGG